Proteins from one Azospirillum brasilense genomic window:
- a CDS encoding ABC transporter permease, with amino-acid sequence MSLATLNDRRPFRAAGRFSVSGAPLLFALAGLIVLLPILRLVWEVAGPMAGGDLTALTRVLTSKMTWRATGNSVAIAAGATVVAAALGVPFALLCGLTDLRGKTALAFCLILPLMIPAQIVALSWIHLAGSGSPLLKPLGLAPAPGTPNPVYSSAGMILVMGIEHAPLVFLALRAALRAVPRDLVEAAQAAGARRGRVLRTIVLPLSLPGLAAGLALSFVAALGNFGVPALLGIPAGIPVLPTLIYRRLAGFGPSVLPEVAVLAVLIGAIACVGIAAQMALQARVDARVIGGSAPAAVLRLGRARRPLEILCWTVVALILAAPLAALASTSLIRVYGLPLGPETATLAHYATVLGLDQVGRAFTNSFVLSGVAALLLVLLAIPLAHAMAGPGKGGRLVRAVGVLIELPHAVPGVVLAIGCILVFLKPLPLLGVSLYGTLGIILAAYLARFLSLALRPAQAACAALDPAMEEAARACGAGPLRRLRTIVAPLVAPAAAAGGVLVFLTAFNELTVSILLWSQGRETLGVVVYALEEGGSPTLAAALSVVTIAVVVTVLLAVGWLGRRLPAGIIPWRG; translated from the coding sequence ATGAGTCTGGCCACACTCAACGACCGGCGGCCTTTCCGCGCCGCCGGTCGTTTTTCCGTTTCCGGGGCGCCGCTGCTGTTCGCGCTGGCCGGGCTGATCGTCCTGCTGCCGATCCTGCGGCTGGTGTGGGAGGTCGCCGGACCGATGGCGGGGGGCGACCTGACGGCGCTGACCCGCGTGCTGACGTCCAAGATGACGTGGCGCGCCACCGGGAACAGCGTCGCCATCGCGGCGGGGGCCACGGTTGTCGCGGCGGCGCTCGGCGTGCCCTTCGCGCTGCTCTGCGGCCTGACCGACCTGCGTGGCAAGACGGCGTTGGCCTTCTGCCTGATCCTGCCGCTGATGATCCCGGCGCAGATCGTCGCCTTGTCCTGGATTCACCTCGCCGGGTCGGGCAGCCCGCTGCTGAAGCCGCTGGGCCTCGCCCCGGCGCCGGGCACGCCGAACCCGGTCTATTCCTCCGCCGGGATGATCCTGGTGATGGGGATCGAGCACGCGCCGCTGGTCTTCCTAGCGTTGCGCGCCGCCCTGCGCGCCGTGCCGCGCGATCTGGTGGAGGCGGCGCAGGCGGCGGGCGCCCGCCGCGGGCGGGTGTTGCGCACCATCGTCCTGCCGCTCAGCCTGCCGGGGCTGGCCGCCGGGCTGGCCCTGTCCTTCGTCGCGGCGCTTGGCAATTTCGGGGTTCCGGCGCTGCTCGGCATCCCGGCGGGGATTCCGGTTCTGCCGACGCTGATCTACCGGCGGCTGGCCGGCTTCGGCCCGTCGGTCCTGCCGGAGGTCGCGGTTCTGGCCGTGCTCATCGGCGCCATCGCCTGCGTCGGCATCGCCGCGCAGATGGCCCTCCAGGCGCGGGTGGACGCGCGGGTGATCGGCGGCTCGGCGCCCGCAGCGGTGCTGCGGCTGGGCCGGGCGCGGCGCCCCTTGGAAATCCTCTGCTGGACGGTGGTGGCGCTGATCCTGGCGGCGCCGTTGGCGGCGCTGGCCTCGACCAGCCTGATCCGTGTCTACGGTCTGCCGCTGGGGCCGGAGACGGCGACGCTGGCGCATTACGCGACGGTGCTGGGACTCGATCAGGTGGGGCGGGCCTTCACCAACTCCTTCGTGCTGTCGGGGGTGGCGGCGCTGCTGCTGGTCCTGCTGGCGATCCCTCTGGCCCACGCGATGGCCGGGCCGGGAAAGGGCGGGCGGCTGGTCCGCGCCGTCGGTGTGCTGATCGAGCTGCCGCACGCGGTGCCCGGCGTGGTGCTGGCCATCGGCTGCATCCTGGTCTTCCTGAAGCCGCTGCCGCTGCTGGGGGTGAGCCTCTACGGCACGCTGGGGATCATCCTGGCGGCCTATCTGGCGCGTTTCCTGTCGCTGGCCCTGCGCCCGGCCCAGGCCGCCTGCGCCGCTCTGGACCCGGCGATGGAGGAGGCGGCGCGGGCCTGCGGCGCCGGTCCGTTGCGCCGTCTGCGCACCATCGTCGCTCCGCTGGTGGCCCCGGCGGCGGCGGCGGGCGGCGTGCTGGTGTTCCTGACCGCCTTCAACGAGCTGACCGTGTCGATCCTGCTGTGGTCGCAGGGGCGGGAGACGCTGGGCGTCGTCGTCTACGCGCTGGAGGAGGGCGGCAGCCCGACGCTCGCCGCGGCGCTGAGCGTGGTGACGATTGCCGTAGTGGTGACGGTGCTGCTGGCGGTCGGCTGGCTGGGGCGGCGGTTGCCGGCGGGGATCATTCCCTGGCGGGGGTGA
- a CDS encoding ABC transporter ATP-binding protein translates to MTTQTPALLIDDASRHYAGTPAPAVDGVTIDVAAGEFLALLGPSGCGKSTLLRMVAGFERLDGGRITVGGRTLSGPATHVPPEERRIGLVFQSYALWPHMTVAGNVAYPLETARVPRAEREQRVRAALDTVGLSGFDARHPAELSGGQRQRVALARCLVMSPELVLLDEPLANLDVHLRAAMEEEFADFHTKTGATMVYVTHDQAEAMALATRIAVLDHGRLAQVAAPRTLYREPATRMVAGFVGQGAVVDGVVTGPAADGRVRVRLFGAEALVRCRTGQPEGQALVCLRPEDLEPAPDGPIAATVVRAAYKGGFVLVEAEPQAAPGVRLLLRVSGDAQVAPGEALRLAVRDGWVVPEGPSQERLTPARE, encoded by the coding sequence ATGACCACTCAGACGCCCGCTCTCCTGATCGACGACGCCTCCCGCCATTATGCCGGGACGCCCGCTCCCGCGGTGGACGGCGTGACCATCGACGTGGCGGCGGGGGAGTTCCTCGCCCTGCTCGGCCCGTCGGGCTGCGGGAAAAGCACGCTGCTGCGCATGGTCGCCGGGTTCGAGCGGCTGGACGGCGGGCGCATCACGGTCGGCGGGCGCACCCTGTCCGGCCCCGCCACCCACGTCCCGCCGGAGGAGCGGCGGATCGGCCTCGTCTTCCAGTCCTACGCGCTGTGGCCGCACATGACGGTGGCCGGGAACGTCGCCTACCCGTTGGAAACAGCCCGCGTTCCCCGCGCGGAACGGGAGCAGCGGGTGCGCGCCGCGCTCGACACGGTGGGGCTGTCGGGCTTCGACGCGCGCCACCCCGCCGAGTTGTCGGGCGGCCAGCGGCAGCGCGTCGCCCTGGCCCGCTGCCTCGTGATGAGCCCGGAGCTGGTTCTGCTGGACGAGCCGCTCGCCAACCTCGACGTGCATCTGCGCGCGGCGATGGAGGAGGAGTTCGCCGACTTCCACACCAAGACCGGCGCCACCATGGTCTACGTCACCCACGATCAGGCCGAGGCCATGGCGCTGGCGACGCGAATCGCCGTGCTCGACCACGGGCGGCTGGCCCAGGTGGCGGCGCCCCGCACGCTCTACCGCGAACCGGCGACGCGGATGGTCGCCGGCTTCGTCGGCCAGGGCGCGGTGGTGGACGGCGTGGTGACGGGTCCGGCCGCCGACGGCCGCGTGCGGGTGCGCCTGTTCGGGGCGGAGGCGCTGGTTCGCTGCCGTACCGGCCAGCCGGAGGGACAAGCGCTGGTCTGCCTGCGGCCCGAGGATTTGGAGCCGGCGCCGGACGGCCCCATCGCCGCGACTGTGGTGCGCGCCGCCTACAAGGGCGGATTCGTGCTGGTGGAGGCCGAACCGCAGGCCGCGCCGGGCGTGCGCCTGTTGCTGCGGGTGTCCGGCGACGCGCAGGTCGCGCCGGGCGAAGCGCTGCGCCTCGCGGTGCGCGACGGCTGGGTGGTGCCGGAGGGCCCGTCTCAGGAACGCCTCACCCCCGCCAGGGAATGA
- a CDS encoding MBL fold metallo-hydrolase yields MSSDAAMTGAMTGRGQKVRLRALSGLGNKGPACFLAMVGGARLLLDLGEGPDAGRLPPLSGAGRVDAILVTHTHGDHAGALGLRHRVGSPPVYATPLAARLLPPTVAALPLPVRGTVEIQGVPVTTGRSGHAPGGVWIHLGTEDGGILYMGDHSDESALFPFDPPPPARRVILDASYGLDDTPQTERLAALEPFLHAGGALFPVAADGRGPEMALWALEHGVVPAIDDAHRAAIAHLLAEADTALRPGVEERLRRLLDRAKAPGDPRDVTFAAGPNATSGTAAELVERWGGVDGPEPSGPEIVFTGYLAAGTPSRMLVDAGRARYLRWNVHPTLRQLTALVDATGAERVLPAFGDIRHREGWRAAFAPAILEGLDAPED; encoded by the coding sequence ATGTCAAGTGACGCTGCGATGACGGGGGCGATGACGGGGCGTGGGCAGAAGGTTCGGCTGCGCGCCCTGTCGGGTCTGGGGAACAAGGGGCCGGCCTGCTTCCTGGCGATGGTCGGCGGGGCGCGGCTGCTGCTCGACCTCGGCGAAGGGCCGGACGCCGGGCGCCTGCCGCCGCTGAGCGGGGCGGGGCGGGTGGACGCCATCCTGGTCACCCACACCCACGGCGACCATGCCGGCGCCCTGGGCCTGCGCCATCGGGTCGGCAGCCCGCCAGTCTACGCCACGCCGCTGGCCGCCCGCCTCCTGCCGCCGACCGTCGCGGCCCTGCCGCTGCCGGTCCGCGGAACGGTGGAGATCCAGGGCGTGCCGGTGACCACCGGGCGGTCCGGCCATGCGCCGGGCGGGGTGTGGATTCACCTGGGCACGGAGGACGGCGGGATCCTTTACATGGGCGACCATTCCGACGAATCGGCCCTGTTCCCCTTCGACCCGCCGCCGCCGGCGCGGCGGGTGATCCTCGACGCCTCCTACGGGCTGGACGACACCCCGCAGACCGAGCGGCTGGCCGCGCTGGAGCCTTTCCTGCACGCGGGCGGCGCGCTGTTCCCGGTGGCGGCGGACGGGCGCGGGCCTGAAATGGCCCTGTGGGCGCTGGAGCACGGCGTGGTTCCGGCCATCGACGACGCCCACCGCGCCGCCATCGCCCATCTGCTGGCGGAGGCCGACACCGCCCTGCGGCCCGGCGTGGAGGAACGTCTGCGGCGGCTGCTGGACCGCGCCAAGGCGCCGGGCGATCCACGCGACGTGACCTTCGCCGCCGGTCCCAACGCGACCAGCGGCACCGCCGCGGAGCTGGTGGAGCGCTGGGGTGGGGTGGATGGGCCGGAGCCAAGTGGTCCTGAAATCGTCTTCACCGGCTACCTCGCGGCGGGCACGCCGTCGCGGATGCTGGTCGACGCCGGCCGCGCGCGGTATCTGCGCTGGAACGTCCATCCCACGCTGCGCCAGTTGACGGCGCTGGTGGACGCCACGGGGGCGGAGCGGGTGCTGCCCGCCTTCGGCGACATCCGGCACCGGGAGGGCTGGCGGGCCGCCTTCGCCCCGGCGATCCTGGAGGGGCTGGACGCTCCGGAGGACTGA